The sequence below is a genomic window from Mycobacterium heidelbergense.
ACCAGGATGACCGCGAGCATGGCCGCGTGGTTTTGCTCCATCCAGACTTTGAGCCGTTCCAGCGGATCATCGAGGCGGTCACCGGCCCCGACATAGGCCAGTATCGGAACGGCAACCGTTGACGCGGAGACGACGACGAGGACGGCGCCGGACGTCCAGACGCCCGCGACGCTCAGCCCGCCGGTGCCGATCGCCAGGCCGGCCGCCGCGCACAGGAGGAGCACCTCGGGTCTCAGCGCCACCAGCGCCGCCCCGGTCACCCCCGCCCGCGCGGGCGTGAGTCGGGAAAAGGAACGCATCCAGCCCGGAGTCTTGCCGTGCCGATGCCGCCTCAGCCAGCGGAACACGCCGAACGCGATCAGCGCCAGTCCCAGCACCACCCGCAGCCACGAAGCCCAGGTCGGCGGCGACTGGTGCAGACCGCCGAGCAGGTCGGAGGCCCCGACGAACGCCGCGGTGACGGCAACCAGACCCAGCACCCAGCCGCCGAGGAAGGCGAGGCCGGCCGGCCGGGGCCGCGGCGCGTGTAAGACCAGCACCGCCGGAATGACCGTGATCGGTGAAAGCGCGATGACCAGCCCGAGCGGAATGAGCTTGGTCAGTACGGAACCCCAGTTGCCTGCCACGGGCAGCAATCATCGCATTGACCGGACGCGGGGGCACCGATTA
It includes:
- a CDS encoding GAP family protein, whose translation is MAGNWGSVLTKLIPLGLVIALSPITVIPAVLVLHAPRPRPAGLAFLGGWVLGLVAVTAAFVGASDLLGGLHQSPPTWASWLRVVLGLALIAFGVFRWLRRHRHGKTPGWMRSFSRLTPARAGVTGAALVALRPEVLLLCAAAGLAIGTGGLSVAGVWTSGAVLVVVSASTVAVPILAYVGAGDRLDDPLERLKVWMEQNHAAMLAVILVLIGVMVVYNGVRAL